The Pedobacter mucosus genome window below encodes:
- a CDS encoding TIGR02757 family protein, whose translation MDFLELKNFLDLKVDQYNRPDFITNDPICIPHLFKKKQDIEIAGFFAAILAWGQRKTIINKCRELMERMDNSPFDFMLNHNDNDLKNLLQFKHRTFNDTDLLYFTSFFKHHYSTSNSLEEAFLPSPFESNKTQSKFPKVSVEDSLNHFRRYFFSLEDFPHRTKKHISSPSQKSTCKRLNMFLRWMVRKDNNGVDFGIWNKINATDLICPCDVHVDRVARLLNLIKRKQTDWLTALELTEQLKQFDVNDPVKYDFALFGLGVEKQL comes from the coding sequence ATGGATTTTTTAGAGCTCAAAAATTTTCTCGATTTAAAGGTAGACCAATATAACCGACCGGATTTTATTACAAATGATCCAATATGCATTCCTCATTTATTCAAGAAGAAGCAGGATATTGAGATAGCGGGTTTTTTCGCTGCAATATTAGCATGGGGACAGCGGAAAACTATTATCAATAAATGTCGTGAATTAATGGAGCGAATGGACAATTCTCCTTTCGATTTTATGTTAAACCATAATGATAATGATTTAAAAAACCTGCTTCAATTTAAACATAGAACTTTTAACGATACCGATTTACTATATTTTACTTCATTTTTTAAACATCATTATAGCACTTCTAATAGTTTAGAAGAGGCATTTCTTCCGAGCCCTTTTGAAAGCAATAAAACGCAGTCAAAGTTTCCAAAAGTTAGCGTTGAAGATTCCTTAAATCATTTCAGGCGATATTTTTTTTCTTTGGAAGATTTTCCACATCGAACAAAGAAGCACATTTCCTCTCCAAGTCAGAAATCTACTTGCAAACGTTTAAATATGTTTTTACGATGGATGGTTAGAAAAGATAATAACGGTGTTGATTTTGGAATTTGGAACAAAATAAATGCGACAGATTTAATTTGTCCTTGCGATGTTCATGTAGATCGTGTTGCAAGGTTACTTAATTTAATAAAAAGGAAGCAAACGGATTGGCTTACTGCTTTAGAACTTACCGAACAGTTAAAGCAATTTGATGTTAACGACCCAGTTAAATATGATTTTGCCCTGTTTGGTTTAGGTGTAGAAAAACAATTATAA
- a CDS encoding OmpP1/FadL family transporter: MKKYILASIVATVATIGTSYAQSYAPDAFRFSQTNYGSSARFKGMGGAQIGVGGDIGSISSNPAGLGLFTKSEFNITPEFNSVSNESSYLGNKTKSNKSQINLNNIGVVFYNPAEKLKGADVNKGLVSTVFGVSYTRNNDFLNNIDYNGTNSNSSIRDSYAEQANSNGIDNNVAGDAYDSYLINRNATNYPNGFSAEPYNNASFKQNWNETRLGSTSEFNVAGALNFENKLYLGATASFVNVKYTSDANFNESGIVNSFDDQKLIPGYTGNENYNLTHYRYQETKGGGFNLKLGMIFRPVSELRIGVNFQTPTWMNIQDNTSETLQAQLAGNATNSPSTSNNPTRNYSFSYNLRTPLKASAGVSYVIGGRALISADVDYIDYASMSFGADNSSDPSTINDNNAFVKASYKEALNYRVGAEVKVSNEVSLRGGYGLNGNGIKGGDNSFYQGQYYTAGLGYRIDNYYFDVAYQNYQTNFNSSPYLLNDYSEPVADVKSNRNNVFLTFGVRF, encoded by the coding sequence ATGAAAAAATATATTTTAGCATCTATAGTGGCTACAGTAGCCACTATTGGAACATCTTATGCCCAAAGTTACGCACCAGATGCATTCCGTTTTTCTCAAACTAATTATGGAAGTTCCGCCAGATTTAAAGGAATGGGCGGTGCACAGATTGGAGTTGGCGGTGATATTGGTTCCATTAGTTCAAATCCAGCTGGTTTAGGTTTATTTACTAAATCAGAATTTAATATTACACCCGAATTTAATAGCGTTTCAAACGAAAGCTCTTATCTAGGAAATAAAACTAAATCGAATAAAAGTCAAATCAACTTGAATAATATTGGAGTTGTGTTTTATAATCCAGCAGAGAAATTAAAGGGAGCTGATGTTAATAAAGGTTTAGTTAGTACAGTATTCGGCGTTAGCTACACCAGAAATAATGATTTTCTAAATAATATTGATTACAACGGAACCAATTCTAATAGTTCAATTCGGGATTCTTATGCGGAACAGGCTAATAGTAATGGCATCGATAATAATGTAGCTGGTGATGCTTACGACAGTTATTTGATCAATAGAAATGCGACAAATTATCCGAACGGTTTTTCTGCAGAGCCTTATAATAATGCAAGTTTTAAACAAAACTGGAACGAAACAAGATTAGGTTCTACCTCTGAATTTAATGTTGCTGGCGCTTTAAATTTTGAAAATAAATTGTATTTGGGTGCTACTGCTAGTTTTGTAAATGTTAAATATACTAGCGATGCTAATTTCAACGAGTCTGGTATTGTTAATTCTTTTGATGATCAGAAGCTTATTCCAGGATATACCGGAAATGAAAACTATAATCTAACGCACTACAGATATCAAGAAACTAAAGGTGGTGGTTTTAATTTAAAATTAGGAATGATTTTTAGACCAGTTAGTGAACTTAGAATTGGTGTAAACTTCCAAACGCCAACTTGGATGAATATTCAGGATAATACCAGTGAAACATTACAAGCTCAACTTGCTGGAAACGCTACCAATTCGCCATCAACATCTAATAATCCTACACGAAATTATTCTTTCAGTTATAATTTACGTACGCCACTTAAAGCTTCGGCTGGTGTAAGTTATGTTATTGGCGGTAGAGCTTTAATATCTGCTGATGTTGATTATATTGATTACGCATCGATGAGTTTTGGCGCAGATAATAGTTCTGATCCAAGCACTATCAATGATAACAATGCGTTTGTAAAAGCATCATACAAAGAAGCTTTAAATTATAGAGTTGGTGCCGAGGTTAAAGTAAGTAATGAAGTTAGCTTAAGAGGTGGTTACGGATTAAATGGGAATGGAATAAAAGGCGGTGATAACTCTTTTTATCAAGGTCAATATTATACTGCAGGACTTGGATATCGTATAGATAACTATTATTTCGATGTAGCTTATCAAAACTATCAAACTAATTTCAACTCTAGTCCTTATTTACTTAATGATTATTCAGAACCAGTTGCTGATGTAAAGAGCAATAGAAATAATGTATTTTTAACTTTCGGAGTAAGGTTTTAA
- the proS gene encoding proline--tRNA ligase, producing the protein MSKEITSRESDYSQWYNDIVIKADLAEHSAVRGCMVIKPNGYAIWEKMQAVLDKMFKDTGHSNAYFPLFIPKSFFSKEASHVEGFATECAVVTHYRLKNDGNGNIVVDETAKLEEELIVRPTSETIIWNTYKGWIQSYRDLPLLINQWANVVRWEMRTRLFLRTAEFLWQEGHTAHATSQEAIEETERMLHVYADFAENWLAVPVIRGKKTANERFAGALDTYCIEALMQDGKALQAGTSHFLGQNFAKAFDVKFTSKEGKLEHVWASSWGVSTRLMGALVMAHSDDSGLIIPPKLAPIQVVIIPIYRNDEDLANITAYVNELSMRLKGFDISVKYDNRDTQRPGFKFADYELKGVPIRIAIGGRDLENKTVEVARRDTKLKQTIPQEGLDIYIVKLLEDIQTCMYNKALAFRDDHITKANSYEEFKELLDGKAGFISAHWDGTPETEQKIKEETKATIRCIPLDNALEDGVCIYSGQPSVQRVLFARAY; encoded by the coding sequence ATGAGCAAAGAAATTACAAGTAGAGAATCAGATTATTCCCAATGGTATAATGATATTGTGATCAAGGCAGATTTAGCAGAACACTCTGCAGTGCGTGGTTGCATGGTAATCAAGCCAAATGGCTATGCTATATGGGAAAAAATGCAAGCCGTTCTAGATAAGATGTTTAAAGATACAGGTCATAGCAATGCCTATTTTCCTTTGTTCATTCCTAAGTCATTTTTTTCTAAAGAAGCTTCTCATGTTGAAGGCTTTGCCACTGAATGTGCAGTTGTGACACATTATCGTTTAAAAAACGATGGCAATGGAAATATTGTGGTTGATGAAACGGCAAAATTAGAAGAAGAATTAATCGTTCGCCCTACGTCAGAAACTATTATTTGGAACACTTATAAGGGTTGGATTCAGTCTTACCGAGATTTACCACTTTTGATTAATCAATGGGCAAATGTTGTTCGTTGGGAAATGCGGACTCGTTTGTTTTTACGTACTGCAGAATTTTTATGGCAGGAGGGGCATACCGCTCACGCAACTTCGCAAGAAGCAATTGAAGAAACTGAACGCATGTTGCATGTTTATGCTGATTTTGCCGAAAACTGGTTAGCAGTTCCTGTAATTAGAGGAAAAAAAACTGCTAATGAGCGCTTTGCAGGCGCTTTAGATACTTATTGTATCGAAGCATTAATGCAAGATGGTAAAGCGCTTCAAGCAGGTACATCGCACTTTTTAGGACAAAATTTTGCCAAGGCTTTTGATGTTAAGTTTACGAGTAAAGAGGGTAAATTGGAACATGTTTGGGCTTCATCATGGGGCGTATCAACCCGTTTAATGGGCGCTTTAGTTATGGCACATAGTGATGATTCTGGCTTAATTATTCCACCAAAATTGGCGCCAATTCAGGTAGTCATTATTCCTATTTATAGAAATGATGAAGATTTAGCAAATATCACCGCCTATGTAAACGAACTTTCAATGCGTTTAAAAGGTTTCGACATTTCCGTGAAATATGATAATAGAGATACGCAGCGTCCGGGGTTTAAATTTGCAGATTATGAATTAAAAGGTGTGCCTATTCGTATCGCTATTGGTGGCCGTGATTTAGAAAATAAAACTGTTGAAGTTGCTCGTCGTGATACAAAATTAAAGCAAACCATTCCTCAAGAAGGCTTGGATATTTATATCGTGAAATTATTGGAAGATATTCAAACCTGCATGTATAATAAAGCATTAGCATTTAGGGATGATCACATTACAAAAGCAAATAGTTACGAAGAATTTAAAGAGTTGTTAGATGGCAAAGCTGGTTTTATATCTGCTCATTGGGACGGAACGCCAGAAACGGAGCAAAAGATAAAAGAGGAGACAAAAGCGACTATTCGTTGTATACCATTGGATAATGCACTTGAAGATGGTGTTTGTATTTATTCTGGCCAACCGTCTGTTCAAAGGGTATTGTTCGCAAGAGCATATTAA
- a CDS encoding response regulator has protein sequence MKTKNTVSSFTVLIADDHEIIRRGLKSLISDFWGGVQIIEASSLEKALVEIEKSPNLVIIDVNLPGGNNLKVIDQIKLVQPNAKILVFSSLNENIYAVPYLKSGASGYLTKNAEESEIVTAITTILAGSRYSSRNVKENMFNSILGNDVDNPFTKLSGRELEVAELLTKGIGVLEISNQLHLQMGTVSTYKLRLFQKLKIKSIIELAEKMSIYER, from the coding sequence ATGAAAACGAAAAATACTGTAAGTTCTTTTACTGTCCTTATTGCAGATGACCACGAAATTATTCGTCGTGGACTTAAAAGCTTAATTTCGGATTTTTGGGGAGGTGTTCAAATTATTGAAGCGTCATCTTTAGAAAAGGCTTTGGTAGAAATTGAGAAATCACCAAATTTGGTAATCATTGATGTTAACTTACCTGGAGGAAACAATTTAAAAGTTATTGATCAAATTAAATTGGTTCAGCCAAATGCTAAAATATTAGTGTTTTCATCCTTAAATGAAAACATTTACGCCGTACCTTATTTAAAATCTGGTGCTTCAGGTTATTTAACTAAAAATGCCGAAGAGTCAGAAATCGTTACGGCAATCACCACTATATTAGCTGGAAGCCGTTATTCGAGCAGAAATGTAAAAGAGAATATGTTCAATAGTATTTTAGGAAACGACGTTGATAATCCTTTCACAAAACTTTCTGGTAGAGAATTAGAAGTTGCCGAGCTGCTAACGAAAGGTATAGGGGTATTGGAAATTTCAAACCAACTTCACCTTCAAATGGGAACAGTAAGTACTTATAAATTAAGGCTTTTTCAAAAATTGAAAATTAAGAGCATAATTGAACTTGCTGAAAAAATGAGTATTTATGAGAGATAA
- a CDS encoding Crp/Fnr family transcriptional regulator encodes MIAVNLSDEDRWKKYNNFSPLISIFKKFHPLNEEIERRINQHTFPVSYKKNKYLVSPIDRNKYLFLIIKGVVRGFVKEGNAEITTWISKENEIVGTIRNLWTEGDSDEYLQALEDVDLIAIPHILTEYLYENFPEANVVGRKMMEMHYRSAEERAFLCRISSAEKRYKRFLISFPQLINRVSLKHIASFLGVRLETLSRIRAKI; translated from the coding sequence ATGATCGCAGTAAATTTGTCTGATGAAGATAGGTGGAAGAAATATAATAATTTTTCTCCCCTGATATCAATTTTCAAAAAATTTCATCCATTAAACGAGGAAATCGAAAGGAGAATCAATCAACATACTTTCCCTGTATCTTACAAAAAAAATAAATATCTGGTTTCTCCTATAGATCGCAATAAATATCTTTTTCTTATTATAAAAGGTGTGGTGCGAGGGTTTGTTAAAGAAGGTAACGCAGAAATAACTACCTGGATATCAAAAGAAAACGAAATTGTTGGTACCATTAGAAACCTTTGGACAGAAGGCGATTCTGACGAATATTTACAAGCTTTAGAAGATGTTGATTTGATTGCAATACCGCACATATTGACGGAATATCTTTATGAAAACTTTCCTGAAGCCAATGTTGTAGGTAGAAAAATGATGGAAATGCATTATCGGTCTGCAGAAGAAAGGGCTTTTCTATGTAGGATTTCGTCTGCAGAAAAAAGGTATAAAAGATTTTTAATTTCCTTTCCCCAACTCATTAACCGTGTTTCGTTAAAACATATTGCCTCTTTTCTTGGTGTTCGTTTAGAAACCTTAAGTAGGATAAGAGCCAAAATCTAA
- a CDS encoding cystathionine gamma-synthase, with protein sequence MKFATKAIHAGQEPDPTTGAVMTPIYQTSTYWQKSPGDNKGYEYSRGTNPTRKALEDCLAALENAKYGLAFSSGMGATDAVLKLLSPGDEVITGNDLYGGSYRIFTKIFSKYGIKFHFLDLSKPENVLPYLNDKTKLVWIETPTNPTMQIVDIEGIAKITKEKNLILAVDNTFASPYLQNPIDLGADIVMHSVTKYIGGHSDVVMGALVTSDEQLYKDLWFIYNACGATPGPQDCFLVLRGIKTLHLRMKAHCENGEKIAHYLKKHPKIDKIYWPGFEDHPNYDVAKKQMRGFGGMISISLKDADLQETFRISSNFKVFTLAESLGGVESLINHPASMTHGSIPKEEREKVGVTDNLLRLSVGVEDVEDLLEDLENALK encoded by the coding sequence ATGAAATTCGCAACAAAAGCTATACATGCTGGTCAGGAACCAGATCCAACAACAGGTGCTGTAATGACACCCATTTATCAAACATCTACGTACTGGCAAAAATCGCCTGGCGATAATAAAGGATATGAGTATTCTAGAGGAACAAACCCAACTAGAAAAGCACTTGAAGATTGTTTAGCTGCTTTAGAAAATGCAAAATACGGATTGGCATTTTCTAGCGGTATGGGCGCTACCGACGCGGTATTAAAACTTTTATCACCTGGCGATGAAGTAATTACAGGTAATGATTTATACGGCGGTTCTTATCGAATTTTTACAAAAATATTTTCCAAATACGGGATAAAGTTTCATTTTCTTGACTTATCCAAACCAGAAAATGTATTGCCATATCTTAATGACAAAACGAAGTTAGTATGGATTGAAACGCCTACTAATCCTACCATGCAAATCGTTGACATTGAAGGAATAGCTAAAATAACGAAAGAAAAAAATCTGATACTTGCAGTTGATAATACCTTCGCATCTCCATATTTGCAAAATCCAATTGATTTAGGTGCAGATATTGTAATGCATTCGGTTACAAAATATATCGGCGGCCACTCTGATGTAGTTATGGGGGCCTTGGTTACTAGTGATGAACAACTTTATAAGGACCTTTGGTTTATATACAACGCATGCGGCGCCACACCTGGTCCGCAAGATTGCTTCTTAGTTTTAAGGGGAATAAAAACGCTTCATTTAAGAATGAAAGCACATTGTGAAAATGGCGAAAAGATTGCTCATTATTTAAAGAAGCATCCTAAAATTGATAAAATTTATTGGCCTGGATTTGAAGATCATCCTAATTATGATGTTGCTAAGAAGCAAATGCGTGGCTTTGGTGGAATGATTTCAATTTCATTAAAAGATGCTGATTTGCAAGAAACTTTCAGAATATCATCGAATTTTAAAGTGTTTACCTTGGCAGAATCGCTAGGTGGTGTTGAGTCTTTAATTAATCACCCTGCTTCAATGACGCATGGATCAATTCCAAAAGAAGAGAGAGAGAAAGTTGGGGTAACAGATAATTTGTTACGTTTAAGTGTAGGCGTAGAAGATGTGGAAGATTTACTTGAAGATTTAGAAAACGCTTTGAAGTAA